Proteins encoded by one window of Cannabis sativa cultivar Pink pepper isolate KNU-18-1 chromosome 4, ASM2916894v1, whole genome shotgun sequence:
- the LOC133036844 gene encoding actin cytoskeleton-regulatory complex protein pan1-like has protein sequence MGSRRAQPEGGPSAQTTRPRRTQPDVGPSTRTTRSRRTQRGNGQNLGTKDEELNRGGAQSMGERTYETESCRLRRRLEEAQRQNAELECEAASARATQGTNAQNQLEPGVRRPQGRPRGSRTKRQEKAREEQPEENETPPENQDEQPERRQLETDEQEIPDENEEDLGTQLRE, from the coding sequence ATGGGCTCCAGGAGGGCTCAACCTGAGGGTGGCCCCAGTGCTCAGACAACACGTCCCCGGAGAACTCAACCCGACGTTGGTCCTAGTACGCGGACAACCCGCTCGAGGAGAACTCAGCGTGGGAATGGTCAGAATCTCGGGACGAAGGATGAAGAGCTCAACCGTGGAGGTGCCCAATCTATGGGAGAAAGAACTTATGAAACGGAAAGCTGCCGCCTGAGACGCCGTCTGGAAGAAGCCCAACGTCAAAATGCTGAGTTAGAATGTGAGGCAGCTTCGGCCAGGGCGACGCAGGGGACGAACGCTCAAAATCAACTTGAACCTGGAGTGAGAAGACCACAAGGCAGACCTCGTGGCTCACGAACCAAGAGACAGGAAAAGGCCCGAGAAGAACAACCCGAGGAAAATGAGACACCCCCTGAGAATCAGGATGAACAGCCAGAAAGGAGACAACTAGAAACTGATGAACAAGAAATCCCTGATGAAAATGAGGAGGATCTTGGAACTCAACTAAGAGAATAG